The sequence below is a genomic window from Thermococcus sp. EP1.
TAATCTTTTCCAATATCCTAACATCCTCTTCAACAATATTCACATACGCCCAGAGGAATACAGGATCTTTCTCACTTCCCACAACACGATTTCGGTAAAGAATGTCAAGTGTCCCATCACTACTTTTTCTAGCGGAAATAGGTTTCCAAATGTCCAAACTAACCTCTCCCTTATCACTGAGCGCCTTGATAATCTCCTTAATTCTCACTTTTGTTTCACCACTTAATTCTAAATTCTTTCCTCGTTCTGGCATCAATTTGAGCCAAGATCCTTTTAAGTTTTTCATCTGTGATTCTCTCATTTATCTGACCAGCCTGATAAAGCTGGACTAGTATTAACTCTACCTGTCTCGCAAGTTCTGGTCTAACCAACTTCACTCTTCCCAATCTTTCTCTCGCTTCAGGAGTTAAAATCTGCTTCATTATTGCCTGTAATTGGGCCTCTAACTCCATTTCTTGCCTTATTTGCTCCTCCTCAGCCTTCCTTTGCTCGGCAAGTCTTTTTTGAAGCTCTAAAAGCTTTTTCTTCCTAATCTCCTCTATATCTTCACCCATCCTATCACCCTCAACAAAAGTTATTTTAAAAAGTTATTGGAAAATGCTGATTAAACTCAAAAAGGGAGAAAACATCAGTACTTCTTAAGTTCAGGTATTATTTCTTCAAGTTCCTTCTTAAGCTCTGTGGCAGCCTTATCAAGGAAACTTCTTCCCTTTGGTGTGACTACTCTGCCCTCTCCAGGGATCTTTGTGATGAATCCAGCAGCCTCGAGCTGTTGAAGTGCCTTTCTAACGATACTTCCACTTCCTTTGTAAAAGTGTTCTGGTGCATGGCCTCTGTTCTTTCTTCCACCATACCATGTCCTTAATCTTTCAATGCCCACTGGTCCATCCACATAAACTTTTCTCAAAACTGAGGCTACTCTGTAATACCACCAATCGTCTTGTTCTGGTATCCTCTCCTTGTGTCTACCAGTCTTAACGAATAATGCCCATTCAGGTGGTTTTATTTCAGGTATTTCTTTTAACTTCTGAGCTACCCTCTCAACGAGTAAATCACCAGGAACATCATAAACTGTCGCCATTCTTCATTCCCTCCCTTTTTTGAACTTCTTCCTAAATTGAGCGATATCGAGTTTGATCTTCTTAACGGGTTTTTCTTCCCGTCTCTCCTTCGAGACTTCCTTAAGCTTAAGCTTCTTTAAATACTTTTCCCATCCCTCTCTGGGACGAAACAATATAAACCTTTTGCCCCTAACGTCGATGAGCTCACTATCTGTAAGCTCCGCAACCTTTTCAGCTATACCTCTCCTATCCATTTCTGTAGAAATGAGTGCGCCTTTCTTTATTTCTACCTTTAATATACCCTCTTTTTTTAGTTGAACGTTAATCTCATTGATTACACTTTCATCTAGACCTTTTTTTCCAACCCATGCTTTTGGTTCAATATCATAATATTTGGCCCGTATGGCTCTTCTCACCTTTCCGGGTAAGCGTTTCTCCATCTCTCTCACCTCTCTCTAAAGTCTCGCCCACTTTTGGACGCGAAGGTTTTTGGAAGAAGGGCTTTTTAAATCTTGCCTAACTGCTACACACCTTTGAGTAAAAATCCTTATTAAGTTTTAGTCTTTATTGGTGTAGTGGTGATTGCAATGAAAGTACTGTTTTTAACGGCAGATACGTTTGAAGATTTGGAACTTCTTTATCCACTCTACAGAATG
It includes:
- a CDS encoding DNA-binding protein, producing the protein MGEDIEEIRKKKLLELQKRLAEQRKAEEEQIRQEMELEAQLQAIMKQILTPEARERLGRVKLVRPELARQVELILVQLYQAGQINERITDEKLKRILAQIDARTRKEFRIKW
- a CDS encoding 30S ribosomal protein S19e, whose product is MATVYDVPGDLLVERVAQKLKEIPEIKPPEWALFVKTGRHKERIPEQDDWWYYRVASVLRKVYVDGPVGIERLRTWYGGRKNRGHAPEHFYKGSGSIVRKALQQLEAAGFITKIPGEGRVVTPKGRSFLDKAATELKKELEEIIPELKKY
- a CDS encoding YhbY family RNA-binding protein yields the protein MEKRLPGKVRRAIRAKYYDIEPKAWVGKKGLDESVINEINVQLKKEGILKVEIKKGALISTEMDRRGIAEKVAELTDSELIDVRGKRFILFRPREGWEKYLKKLKLKEVSKERREEKPVKKIKLDIAQFRKKFKKGRE